Part of the Aquamicrobium lusatiense genome is shown below.
GCTCTGGACGCCCTGGGGAGAACAGAAGATCACGCAGCCCGGCGAAAGGTTTGCCGCATTGCGACGGCTGGCGCTGAAACTGCGAAAAGCTCAGCATTTGAAGCTGGCGCAGGACAAGCGGGTTTCAACCTGAAAAGCTGAACCGCAGGCAACCGGATACACGGCGAACTATATGAGCAAAAAGCTTCGCCTGAAGACTGCGCACTGAAGCGCAAGACCTCAGGAAAACGCAGCGTAAAGTCCGGAAAGCAGATTTCGTAGGCTGAAACGGCGGGAAATTCCCGCCGTTTCCTGTTTTCAGTAGTAATTCATCACCGCGTGGCGCGCCTCGGCGAAAAACAGCCAGCGTTCGGCGAGTATGCCGAGCACAAAGCTCAGCGCTGCGAGAGCCGAAAGAAGGATGGCGAAAGCGCCGCCCGGCCCCATCGCGGCAGCGGCGACAAGCAGCACTGCCGGCATAATAGCTCCGGCGATGAGCGCCACGTTCCAGAGCTTGGCAGCATGCTTGCGGCCCACGCGAAACCCCATTTCGCGCGTCAGATAATTTTCGGTCATATGTGGACGCTCGAACAGCCGCACCTGTCCCATGGTGCCCAGACCCGTCGCTGATTCGGGCGTGGACAGTGGCGAAAGCTCTTTCATGCGCGCGCGCCATTTCACCTTCACCGCCCATGCAGCGGCCAGCATCACCAGCGCTGCCACCGTCTTCAGCGGTGTAAGCATGCCGGAGCAGGCGGCCAGAAACGCCGTGAGAACCAGCCCGCCTGCTGCCGAAAACAGCAGGAAGCTGGCAGGTGTCAGCCGCGTGTTCCATGCCTGCACGGAACGAAGCGAAGCATAGATCATGGCGGTGCAAATCACCGTGACGGCGCTCATCCCCGTGCCCAGCAGCCCCGGCAGCCAGACATAGCGGCTTTCGATGACCGCCAGCCATGCCGACCATGTGAGCGGGATAAAAGTAGCGATCGCCATTACCCCCTCGCGCGACAGCCAGCTTGAACGCCACTGGCTGAGCGCCCGCCACGCCCGCTGCGGATTGCCGAGATGCGCGGTGGA
Proteins encoded:
- a CDS encoding dimethyl sulfoxide reductase anchor subunit family protein, with protein sequence MHPAPSIILFTTLSGLGYGLAAMLGLGLLDPAHIATKVGHLLALALIAAGLLSSTAHLGNPQRAWRALSQWRSSWLSREGVMAIATFIPLTWSAWLAVIESRYVWLPGLLGTGMSAVTVICTAMIYASLRSVQAWNTRLTPASFLLFSAAGGLVLTAFLAACSGMLTPLKTVAALVMLAAAWAVKVKWRARMKELSPLSTPESATGLGTMGQVRLFERPHMTENYLTREMGFRVGRKHAAKLWNVALIAGAIMPAVLLVAAAAMGPGGAFAILLSALAALSFVLGILAERWLFFAEARHAVMNYY